The proteins below are encoded in one region of Hordeum vulgare subsp. vulgare chromosome 3H, MorexV3_pseudomolecules_assembly, whole genome shotgun sequence:
- the LOC123440940 gene encoding glutathione transferase GST 23-like codes for MGTPSEQPAVRLIGWLSPYVHRAEVALRLKGVPYELLNDDMASKSELLLTHNPVHNKVPVLLHGDRSIPESLVIVEYVDEAFPAGPPLLPADPLARANARFWARFLDDKCWKALWVALWAEPGEAQAAAAREAKEGLALLEAQLPEGRRFFGGDAIGLLDIAASGVARWLGVFEEMAGVRLLTEVEHPALCRWAREYAADETVRQCLPDRDLVLAVLTPRRDMFVSTAKAMAKHK; via the exons atGGGGACGCCTTCCGAGCAGCCGGCGGTGAGGCTCATCGGCTGGCTCAGCCCGTACGTGCACCGCGCCGAGGTGGCCCTGCGCCTCAAGGGCGTCCCCTACGAGCTCCTCAACGACGACATGGCCAGCAAGAGCGAGCTGCTGCTCACCCACAACCCCGTCCACAACAAGGTCCCCGTGCTCCTCCACGGCGACCGCTCCATCCCGGAGTCGCTCGTCATCGTCGAGTACGTCGACGAGGCCTTCCCGGCCGGCCCGCCTCTGCTCCCCGCCGACCCCCTCGCCCGCGCCAACGCCCGCTTCTGGGCACGCTTCCTCGACGACAAG TGCTGGAAGGCTCTGTGGGTGGCGCTGTGGGCGGAGCCCGGCGAGgcgcaggcggcggcggcgagggaggccaaGGAGGGCCTGGCGCTGCTGGAGGCGCAGCTGCCGGAGGGGAGGAGGTTCTTCGGCGGCGACGCCATCGGCCTCCTCGACATCGCCGCCAGCGGGGTGGCGCGCTGGCTGGGCGTGTTCGAGGAGATGGCCGGGGTGCGGCTGCTCACCGAGGTGGAGCACCCGGCGCTGTGCCGGTGGGCGAGGGAGTACGCGGCCGACGAGACCGTGCGGCAGTGCCTCCCCGACAGGGACCTCGTGCTCGCCGTCCTCACGCCCAGGAGGGACATGTTCGTGTCCACGGCCAAGGCCATGGCCAAGCACAAGTAA